A region of Epinephelus moara isolate mb chromosome 15, YSFRI_EMoa_1.0, whole genome shotgun sequence DNA encodes the following proteins:
- the LOC126401756 gene encoding chloride intracellular channel protein 6 isoform X1, producing MAQSGSCPNSDLSNGAVVHSPLGICSDPDTQRGREDEEGEEEDEEVELAEEVGEDVLMMAEAEEGEVKGESTEQSEREEVGIIQVALLQNGVIQEGEEGGERLEENSEEGVELGDEEYDMIEQTRETDGEGKGEQESKDTTAALIEDKKGQEQILDSNEENEDSREGEEIKQEAVTASSATELTEDETSDKDNGLVKVVSSCDDGEHVQDSLAEEAGEDTQVSTEDADKAEVVTLPINVEVTDPTIDVTPVAIWTKEQANNQDDLYQTSAVGNSTITFDATDTIKAVANQTDQLTSEKGEEMKNTDEKDNSQPSKQEVESVNNNITWQQKDVIEAKAEAEGSTEFVEDSMSTSDNVQDIEGEAKQNGETPHFAFEASEEQLQTEVGIEETRVVGINQKEQEEKSVRQVEVNTLSLMGGGGQSAEEDGKTGDNVIRESVGEEEHRQSGDLEMRENIVQVTNQAKVDLQEPVQQCVEEVLLDTQKDLDQVEEAFELEEGGEVEPNQSVGEGTSEENESTTEEGSDLQEHLSQMLKEVGTDWGEKLREQVLVEDQKGGGAEEEEEEAMEGEVEMAEEPVTVLDDEIEEVEESQRRELEEQKPAAITAPCETNIAETKDGEHQELQEQKLELGKENKEQKNEKGEVERDEKPKDDNREVELDINGRVKGLKQAMENGILSPEPQPLRKEEWGTTRVLSPRRKDNDWIKKVQCEEEGEPQMKDWRKELKPVKKDIWEPERGRKEWPKRETSPEEKSPPKKEDWIKELKSVIKNESLPKKRDEQVKKKRVVLLEDGHSYIPQREEMIEERKEEVKLISHRRVGSPLPPGHRNRATPQDQDYEISLYVKAGSDGESIGNCPFSQRLFMILWLKGVIFNVTTVDLKRKPADLQDLAPGTNPPFVMFNGEVKVDVNKIEEFLEEKLIPPRYPRLAPRNREANTAGIDVFAKFSAYIKNPRKDTNDALEKALLKSLRRLDDFLRTPLPEEIDADASGDLPESSRSFLDGSELTLADCNLLPKLHILKVVAKKYRGFEIPAEMTGVWRYLNSAYQKEEFTSTCPAEREIHFAYLDVVKQIK from the exons ATGGCTCAGTCAGGCTCTTGCCCAAACTCAGACCTGTCAAATGGCGCCGTTGTCCATAGCCCGCTAGGTATTTGTTCAGACCCAGATAcccagagaggaagagaggacgaggaaggagaagaggaagatgaggaggtgGAACTAGCTGAGGAAGTAGGGGAGGATGTTTTGATGATGGCTGAAGCAGAAGAGGGGGAAGTCAAAGGAGAGAGCACAGAGCAGAGTGAAAGGGAGGAAGTGGGGATTATCCAAGTGGCCCTGTTACAAAATGGAGTAATAcaagagggggaggaaggaggtGAAAGACTGGAGGAAAACTCTGAGGAAGGAGTAGAACTGGGGGATGAAGAGTATGACATGATAGAACAGACAAGAGAGACAGACGGTGAGGGCAAGGGAGAGCAAGAGTCAAAAGACACAACGGCAGCATTGATAGAGGATAAGAAAGGTCAAGAGCAGATATTAGACAGCAATGAAGAAAATGAAGACAGCAGGGAAGGTGAAGAAATTAAACAAGAGGCAGTGACAGCAAGTTCAGCAACCGAGCTCACAGAGGATGAGACCAGTGACAAAGACAATGGGTTAGTAAAGGTGGTGTCCAGTTGTGATGATGGAGAGCATGTTCAGGATTCTCTGGCAGAAGAGGCAGGAGAGGATACACAGGTGTCTACAGAAGACGCAGACAAAGCAGAGGTTGTTACTCTACCCATTAATGTTGAGGTAACAGATCCAACAATAGATGTGACCCCTGTTGCCATTTGGACGAAAGAACAAGCCAACAATCAAGATGATCTATACCAAACCTCAGCTGTTGGCAACAGTACCATAACCTTTGATGCAACTGACACAATCAAAGCGGTGGCCAATCAAACCGATCAATTAACCAGCGAGAAGggagaggaaatgaaaaacactgatgagaAGGACAACTCACAACCcagcaaacaggaagttgagTCTGTTAATAATAACATCACATGGCAACAGAAGGATGTCATAGAGGCAAAGGCTGAGGCTGAGGGAAGCACAGAGTTTGTGGAAGACTCAATGTCCACCTCTGATAATGTTCAAGACATAGAGGGTGAAGCAAAACAGAATGGTGAGACACCACACTTTGCCTTTGAAGCCTCTGAGGAACAGTTACAAACAGAAGTAGGGATTGAGGAAACGCGGGTGGTAGGGATCAACCAGAAGGAGCAAGAGGAAAAATCAGTCCGACAGGTTGAGGTTAATACTCTATCATTGATGGGTGGGGGAGGACAGAGTGCGGAGGAGGATGGGAAGACAGGCGATAACGTTATTAGAGAGTCAGTAGGTGAGGAAGAGCACAGACAATCAGGAGATCTAGAAATGCGAGAGAATATTGTTCAAGTTACAAACCAGGCTAAGGTAGATCTCCAAGAACCTGTACAGCAGTGTGTGGAGGAGGTACTTTTAGACACACAAAAAGATTTGGACCAGGTGGAGGAGGCCTTTGAACTGGAGGAAGGGGGTGAAGTTGAACCTAATCAGTCAGTAGGTGAGGGGACATCAGAGGAGAATGAGTCCACAACAGAGGAGGGTAGTGACTTGCAAGAACATCTTTCACAGATGCTCAAAGAAGTAGGAACAGATTGGGGAGAAAAACTGAGAGAGCAGGTCCTTGTAGAAGATCAgaagggaggaggagcagaagaagaagaagaagaagcaatgGAGGGCGAGGTAGAGATGGCAGAAGAGCCTGTGACTGTTTTAGATGATGAGATTGAAGAGGTAGAGGAGAGCCAGAGGAGAGAACTTGAAGAACAAAAGCCTGCCGCCATTACAGCCCCCTGTGAAACCAACATAGCTGAGACAAAGGATGGAGAGCATCAAGAACTGCAAGAACAGAAGCTTGAACTGGGTAAGGAGAATAAggaacagaaaaatgaaaaaggagaGGTAGAGAGGGACGAGAAGCCAAAAGATGACAACAGAGAGGTAGAGTTGGATATCAATGGAAGAGTTAAAGGACTGAAGCAAGCAATGGAGAATGGAATTTTGAGTCCTGAACCACAGCCACTCAGGAAAGAAGAATGGGGGACGACAAGAGTGCTGTCACCCAGGAGAAAAGATAATGACTGGATTAAAAAAGTTCAATGCGAGGAAGAGGGAGAACCACAAATGAAAGACTGGAGGAAAGAACTGAAGCCTGTGAAAAAAGACATCTGGGAACCCGAGAGGGGACGAAAAGAATGGCCGAAGAGGGAAACATCACCAGAGGAGAAAAGTCCTCCAAAGAAGGAGGATTGGATAAAAGAGCTGAAGTCAGTGATCAAAAATGAATCCTTGCCCAAAAAGAGGGATGAGCAGGTGAAGAAAAAGCGGGTGGTGCTGTTGGAGGATGGCCATTCATACATCCCCCAGCGGGAAGAGATGattgaggagagaaaagaggaggtgAAACTGATCTCCCATAGGAGGGTGGGGAGCcctttgcctcctgggcacagGAACAGAGCAACACCCCAAGACCAGGACTACGAGATCTCACTTTATGTCAAG gcaggGAGTGATGGCGAGAGCATTGGTAACTGTCCATTCTCTCAGAGGCTCTTTATGATCCTGTGGCTTAAAGGAGTCATCTTCAACGTCACCACTGTTGACCTCAAAAG GAAGCCAGCGGACCTGCAGGACCTCGCTCCAGGAACCAACCCTCCTTTTGTGATGTTTAACGGCGAGGTCAAGGTTGATGTCAACAAGATCgaggagttcctggaggagaaACTGATCCCACCACG CTACCCCAGACTGGCTCCCAGAAACCGTGAAGCCAACACGGCGGGCATTGATGTGTTCGCCAAGTTCTCAGCTTACATCAAGAACCCAAGGAAAGACACCAATGATG CCTTAGAGAAAGCCTTGCTGAAGTCTCTCCGGCGTCTCGATGACTTCCTGAGGACTCCCCTGCCTGAGGAGATCGATGCAGACGCCTCAGGAGACCTGCCTGAGTCCTCCAGGAGCTTTCTAGATGGATCCGAGCTCACCCTGGCTGACTGCAACCTGCTGCCTAAACTACACATTCTTAAG GTCGTCGCCAAGAAATACAGAGGCTTTGAGATCCCGGCGGAGATGACGGGGGTGTGGAGGTATTTAAACAGCGCCTATCAGAAGGAGGAGTTCACCAGCACCTGCCCCGCTGAGAGGGAGATCCACTTTGCCTATCTGGATGTCGtgaagcaaataaaataa
- the LOC126401756 gene encoding chloride intracellular channel protein 4 isoform X3, protein MSWCDIAVKKLGFPTIELFVKAGSDGESIGNCPFSQRLFMILWLKGVIFNVTTVDLKRKPADLQDLAPGTNPPFVMFNGEVKVDVNKIEEFLEEKLIPPRYPRLAPRNREANTAGIDVFAKFSAYIKNPRKDTNDALEKALLKSLRRLDDFLRTPLPEEIDADASGDLPESSRSFLDGSELTLADCNLLPKLHILKVVAKKYRGFEIPAEMTGVWRYLNSAYQKEEFTSTCPAEREIHFAYLDVVKQIK, encoded by the exons ATGTCCTGGTGTGACATTGCAGTTAAGAAGTTAGGCTTCCCGACCATTGAGCTGTTTGTAAAG gcaggGAGTGATGGCGAGAGCATTGGTAACTGTCCATTCTCTCAGAGGCTCTTTATGATCCTGTGGCTTAAAGGAGTCATCTTCAACGTCACCACTGTTGACCTCAAAAG GAAGCCAGCGGACCTGCAGGACCTCGCTCCAGGAACCAACCCTCCTTTTGTGATGTTTAACGGCGAGGTCAAGGTTGATGTCAACAAGATCgaggagttcctggaggagaaACTGATCCCACCACG CTACCCCAGACTGGCTCCCAGAAACCGTGAAGCCAACACGGCGGGCATTGATGTGTTCGCCAAGTTCTCAGCTTACATCAAGAACCCAAGGAAAGACACCAATGATG CCTTAGAGAAAGCCTTGCTGAAGTCTCTCCGGCGTCTCGATGACTTCCTGAGGACTCCCCTGCCTGAGGAGATCGATGCAGACGCCTCAGGAGACCTGCCTGAGTCCTCCAGGAGCTTTCTAGATGGATCCGAGCTCACCCTGGCTGACTGCAACCTGCTGCCTAAACTACACATTCTTAAG GTCGTCGCCAAGAAATACAGAGGCTTTGAGATCCCGGCGGAGATGACGGGGGTGTGGAGGTATTTAAACAGCGCCTATCAGAAGGAGGAGTTCACCAGCACCTGCCCCGCTGAGAGGGAGATCCACTTTGCCTATCTGGATGTCGtgaagcaaataaaataa
- the urp2 gene encoding urotensin II-related peptide: MLYSAAALVSLMQVALTMLVIVGMGVEAAPTDRGFVKPPHPHPGLTHASATPEKSSALNPSQHLKHWPPSSKAAGVSRTTRIADRTTSRTITVGVRAERLRLNPKPAGPDKRAQLLKMISALEELHRTFNSTLSSRIAIRPRASGRNSAKKTIVLPAAEGGVKPTTETPAAVDSTASRASADANAPSLTGRNFKKSLPPQTKKTNKRVCFWKYCSQN; the protein is encoded by the exons ATGCTTTACAGTGCAGCAGCGCTAGTGTCTTTGATGCAAGTAGCCCTGACGATGCTGGTGATAGTTGGGATGGGAGTGGAGGCGGCCCCCACTGACAGAG GCTTTGTGAAACCTCCACATCCTCATCCCGGCCTCACTCATGCATCTGCCACACCAGAGAAGTCCTCAGCACTAAATCCAAGCCAGCACCTTAAACACTGGCCTCCGAGTTCCAAAGCAGCCGGAGTGAGTAGGACGACAAGAATCGCTGACAGAACCACCTCAAGGACTATCACTGTGGGCGTCAGAGCAGAACGACTCAGGCTGAACCCTAAACCCGCCGGTCCAGATAAACGAGCTCAGCTGCTGAAGATGATCTCGGCCCTGGAGGAGCTGCACAGGACATTTAACAGCACGCTGAGCTCACGCATCGCCATCAGGCCACGAG CAAGCGGCAGAAATTCAGCGAAAAAAACAATAGTG CTTCCTGCTGCCGAAGGCGGGGTGAAGCCCACCACTGAGACCCCAGCAGCAGTCGACAGCACAGCGTCCAGGGCGAGTGCGGATGCTAACGCCCCAAGTCTGACTGGTCGAAACTTTAAGAAGTCCCTACCGCCGCAGACCAAGAAGACCAACAAAAGAG TGTGTTTCTGGAAATACTGCTCCCAGAACTGA
- the LOC126401756 gene encoding chloride intracellular channel protein 5 isoform X2 produces the protein MSWCDIAVKKLGFPTIELFVKAGSDGESIGNCPFSQRLFMILWLKGVIFNVTTVDLKRKPADLQDLAPGTNPPFVMFNGEVKVDVNKIEEFLEEKLIPPRYPRLAPRNREANTAGIDVFAKFSAYIKNPRKDTNDGAVSLSAALEKALLKSLRRLDDFLRTPLPEEIDADASGDLPESSRSFLDGSELTLADCNLLPKLHILKVVAKKYRGFEIPAEMTGVWRYLNSAYQKEEFTSTCPAEREIHFAYLDVVKQIK, from the exons ATGTCCTGGTGTGACATTGCAGTTAAGAAGTTAGGCTTCCCGACCATTGAGCTGTTTGTAAAG gcaggGAGTGATGGCGAGAGCATTGGTAACTGTCCATTCTCTCAGAGGCTCTTTATGATCCTGTGGCTTAAAGGAGTCATCTTCAACGTCACCACTGTTGACCTCAAAAG GAAGCCAGCGGACCTGCAGGACCTCGCTCCAGGAACCAACCCTCCTTTTGTGATGTTTAACGGCGAGGTCAAGGTTGATGTCAACAAGATCgaggagttcctggaggagaaACTGATCCCACCACG CTACCCCAGACTGGCTCCCAGAAACCGTGAAGCCAACACGGCGGGCATTGATGTGTTCGCCAAGTTCTCAGCTTACATCAAGAACCCAAGGAAAGACACCAATGATG GAGCTGTATCTCTATCTGCAGCCTTAGAGAAAGCCTTGCTGAAGTCTCTCCGGCGTCTCGATGACTTCCTGAGGACTCCCCTGCCTGAGGAGATCGATGCAGACGCCTCAGGAGACCTGCCTGAGTCCTCCAGGAGCTTTCTAGATGGATCCGAGCTCACCCTGGCTGACTGCAACCTGCTGCCTAAACTACACATTCTTAAG GTCGTCGCCAAGAAATACAGAGGCTTTGAGATCCCGGCGGAGATGACGGGGGTGTGGAGGTATTTAAACAGCGCCTATCAGAAGGAGGAGTTCACCAGCACCTGCCCCGCTGAGAGGGAGATCCACTTTGCCTATCTGGATGTCGtgaagcaaataaaataa